Proteins encoded within one genomic window of Sphingomonas cannabina:
- a CDS encoding TonB-dependent receptor translates to MALKPRNLASVSILALLVAGPAYAQAQPSDAGAAQDQAAGGTTADDTGDPQQQDIVVTGVRASIVGALNRRRDSTQIVDAVVAEDVGKLPDNNVVEALQRITGVQVTDRASGEAAGIQIRGLPDALTTLNGRNIFTAAGQSFSLQDVSANLIKRVDVFKTRSADQIETGLAGQVDVVTRRPFDFDGFALSALARGIYDQEADKVNPNAALLVSNRWETGIGDIGILVNGSYTRSKYRTMSTTAGALVPFATETPAAGTGLTPLQRIFPAGRNPVTGDYVVAPGLGEWDVGLDRGLPTEAGSTMVVNGVTTPYYLSRDAVFSSDLYGKRERPSANIALQWAPNSSSVYTAEAFYAGFRGETFNSLQFSFVDFWANPQSPTLYDGTNIVKSRVANSVYGFNSGDYTRNKTDSFVYALNGKWDLGHRGNIVADVAYQTSTYNTSFIAMRTDRVANQITADFNAGGGIPSYHFDDDSLLTDPSVWNVAQLYDNASRDKGSAITFTLDGNYTWDSGFLRQIKAGFRFDDRKASNAVRTQDAGVLGRPLSSLPEGATFTNSDFFDGRADVPSSWVLANGYWLYDNADQVRGLYGLKTSDQLSLTKTFDVDEITLAAYIQADAEVSIFGRPLKLQGGVRYVTVDTDAHFFDRYNNGAESSSSPGSQRFLPSFTARYEITDNLRIRANYGETLRRPNFGDINPNYALTGDLTNVGYGSGTAGTANLRPTHSKNYDVAMEWYFDRDSAITVTGFRREIDGLVVPVTQLEYIPNNGIVAGATDYFAITRPLNASNGVLKGVEIGVTYFPHYLPSFLDGLGVQGSVTVLDSSQNIPRYDNGGNLIAQDRSSFFGVSDLSYNATLAYDHGPIGARLSYVYRKEFLARNEARLFANPIGVWRRPERSLDFQLTAKLTDRLGLTFDAVNLTRSKQQEYYRFADVGNADQFNLGTVLIPRTFAVGVRYSFN, encoded by the coding sequence ATGGCACTCAAGCCTCGCAATCTCGCATCGGTATCCATTCTGGCGCTGCTCGTCGCAGGCCCGGCCTATGCCCAGGCTCAGCCAAGCGACGCCGGAGCGGCACAGGATCAGGCCGCCGGCGGCACCACGGCCGATGACACCGGTGACCCCCAGCAGCAGGATATCGTCGTCACCGGCGTGCGCGCCTCGATCGTCGGCGCACTCAACCGCCGCCGCGACTCCACGCAGATCGTCGATGCGGTGGTGGCTGAGGACGTCGGCAAACTGCCCGACAATAACGTCGTCGAGGCGCTTCAGCGCATCACCGGCGTTCAGGTGACCGACCGCGCGAGCGGCGAGGCGGCGGGCATCCAGATCCGCGGCCTTCCCGATGCGCTGACCACGCTCAACGGCCGCAACATCTTCACCGCGGCCGGCCAGTCCTTCTCGCTCCAGGACGTCTCGGCGAACCTCATCAAGCGCGTCGACGTCTTCAAGACGCGTTCGGCGGACCAGATCGAGACCGGCCTCGCCGGCCAGGTCGACGTGGTGACGCGGCGGCCGTTCGACTTCGATGGTTTCGCCCTCTCCGCCCTGGCGCGCGGCATCTACGACCAGGAAGCCGACAAGGTGAACCCGAATGCCGCGCTGCTCGTCAGCAACCGCTGGGAGACCGGTATCGGCGACATCGGCATCCTGGTGAACGGCAGCTACACGCGCAGCAAATACCGGACGATGTCGACGACGGCGGGCGCGCTGGTGCCGTTCGCGACCGAGACCCCTGCCGCCGGCACCGGGCTGACGCCGCTGCAGCGCATTTTCCCCGCAGGCCGGAACCCGGTCACGGGCGACTATGTCGTGGCGCCGGGGTTGGGCGAATGGGACGTGGGGCTCGACCGCGGATTGCCGACCGAGGCCGGGTCGACAATGGTGGTGAACGGCGTCACCACCCCCTATTATCTCTCGCGCGACGCGGTGTTCAGCTCCGACCTGTACGGCAAGCGCGAGCGCCCATCCGCCAACATCGCGCTGCAATGGGCCCCGAACTCGAGCTCGGTCTATACCGCCGAAGCCTTCTACGCGGGCTTCCGCGGCGAGACGTTCAACAGCCTCCAGTTCAGCTTCGTCGATTTCTGGGCGAACCCGCAGTCGCCGACGCTTTACGACGGCACCAACATCGTCAAGTCGCGCGTCGCGAACAGCGTCTACGGCTTCAACAGCGGCGACTATACCCGGAACAAGACCGACAGCTTCGTCTATGCGCTGAACGGCAAGTGGGACCTCGGCCATCGCGGCAACATCGTCGCCGACGTCGCTTATCAGACCAGCACCTACAACACCTCGTTCATCGCGATGCGCACCGATCGGGTGGCGAACCAGATCACGGCGGACTTCAACGCCGGCGGCGGCATCCCGTCCTATCATTTCGATGACGATTCCCTGCTGACCGATCCCTCGGTCTGGAACGTCGCGCAGCTCTACGACAATGCGTCGCGCGACAAGGGCAGCGCGATCACCTTCACGCTCGACGGCAACTACACCTGGGATTCGGGCTTCCTCCGCCAGATCAAGGCCGGCTTCCGCTTCGACGACCGCAAAGCGTCGAACGCGGTGCGCACGCAGGACGCCGGCGTGCTGGGCCGTCCGCTGTCGAGCCTGCCGGAGGGCGCGACCTTCACCAACTCGGACTTCTTCGACGGCCGGGCCGACGTTCCGAGCAGCTGGGTGCTGGCGAACGGCTATTGGCTCTATGACAATGCCGACCAGGTCCGCGGGCTGTACGGCCTGAAGACATCCGACCAGCTTTCGCTGACCAAGACCTTCGACGTCGACGAGATCACGCTCGCCGCCTACATTCAGGCCGATGCGGAGGTGTCGATCTTCGGCCGCCCGCTGAAGCTCCAGGGGGGCGTGCGCTATGTCACCGTCGATACCGACGCGCACTTCTTCGATCGCTACAACAACGGCGCCGAATCCTCGTCTTCGCCGGGGTCGCAGCGTTTCCTGCCGAGCTTCACGGCACGTTATGAAATCACCGACAACCTGCGCATCCGCGCCAACTATGGCGAAACGCTGCGCCGGCCGAACTTCGGCGACATCAACCCGAATTATGCGCTGACGGGCGACCTCACCAACGTGGGCTACGGCAGCGGCACCGCCGGCACCGCAAACTTGCGGCCCACCCATTCGAAGAACTACGACGTGGCGATGGAATGGTACTTCGACCGCGACAGCGCCATCACCGTGACGGGCTTCCGGCGCGAGATCGACGGGCTGGTGGTTCCGGTCACCCAGCTCGAATATATCCCGAACAACGGCATCGTCGCGGGTGCGACCGATTATTTCGCGATCACCCGGCCGCTCAATGCATCGAACGGCGTGCTGAAGGGCGTGGAAATCGGCGTCACCTACTTCCCGCATTATCTGCCGAGCTTCCTCGACGGACTAGGTGTTCAGGGCAGCGTGACGGTGCTCGATTCGTCGCAAAACATCCCGCGCTACGACAATGGCGGCAACCTGATCGCGCAGGACCGTTCGTCCTTCTTCGGGGTCTCCGACCTCTCGTACAATGCGACGCTCGCCTATGATCACGGGCCGATCGGCGCGCGGCTGTCGTACGTCTACCGCAAGGAGTTCCTGGCCCGGAACGAGGCACGGCTGTTCGCCAATCCGATCGGCGTGTGGCGCCGTCCGGAACGGAGCCTCGATTTCCAGCTGACCGCCAAGCTCACCGACAGGCTGGGTCTGACCTTCGACGCGGTGAACCTGACGCGATCCAAGCAGCAGGAATATTACCGCTTCGCCGACGTCGGCAACGCCGATCAGTTCAACCTGGGCACCGTGCTGATCCCGCGGACCTTCGCGGTCGGGGTGCGCTACAGCTTCAACTGA
- a CDS encoding arabinan endo-1,5-alpha-L-arabinosidase produces MQPRIVAATLALLLATAAGAQGGPATLNDRLTGDLVPTHDPVLIREGGTYYVFSTGGDGGRFIRSRTSTDLVHWTAGRPLIDRIPDWALKAVPGAKDMWAPDISHVNGRYRLYYSVSTFGSNRSAIGLFTSPTLDPAAPGYGWRDEGLVVMSTEKDDFNAIDPNFVIDREGRHWLALGSFWSGIKLFALDPKTGKLLHPGEKPHSLARRPAPAGAPDPVEAPFIIAHGGYYWLIASYDYCCKGVNSTYYTVIGRSRAITGPYLGKDGSAMMNGGGTILLRADLPEKQRFRGPGHAGVMHDRGTDYLVYHAYDRENKGAPTLRIAPIRWGADGWPQAED; encoded by the coding sequence GTGCAACCGAGGATCGTGGCGGCTACCCTCGCTCTCCTGCTCGCCACGGCGGCAGGGGCGCAGGGTGGCCCGGCCACGCTCAACGATCGGCTGACGGGCGACCTCGTCCCGACGCACGATCCGGTGCTGATCCGCGAAGGCGGCACCTATTACGTGTTCAGCACCGGCGGCGATGGCGGCCGCTTCATCCGCTCGCGCACGTCGACGGACCTCGTGCACTGGACCGCCGGCCGGCCGCTGATCGACCGCATCCCCGATTGGGCGCTGAAGGCGGTTCCGGGCGCGAAGGACATGTGGGCGCCCGATATCTCCCATGTGAACGGCCGCTACCGCCTCTATTATTCGGTCTCCACCTTCGGTTCGAACCGGTCGGCGATCGGGCTGTTCACCAGCCCGACGCTCGATCCCGCCGCACCCGGCTACGGCTGGCGTGACGAGGGGCTGGTGGTGATGTCGACCGAAAAGGACGACTTCAACGCGATCGACCCCAATTTCGTCATCGACCGCGAGGGGCGCCACTGGCTGGCGCTCGGCAGCTTCTGGTCGGGGATCAAGCTCTTCGCGCTCGATCCCAAGACCGGCAAGCTGCTCCATCCCGGCGAAAAGCCCCATTCGCTCGCGCGCCGCCCAGCGCCCGCCGGGGCGCCCGACCCGGTCGAGGCGCCGTTCATCATCGCGCACGGCGGCTATTACTGGCTGATCGCCAGCTACGATTATTGCTGCAAGGGCGTGAACAGCACCTACTACACCGTCATCGGCCGATCGCGGGCGATCACCGGCCCCTATCTGGGCAAGGATGGCAGCGCGATGATGAATGGCGGCGGCACGATCCTGCTGCGCGCCGACCTGCCCGAGAAGCAGCGCTTCCGCGGTCCCGGCCATGCCGGCGTGATGCACGACCGCGGCACCGACTATCTCGTCTATCACGCCTATGATCGCGAGAACAAAGGCGCCCCCACGCTCCGGATCGCCCCGATCCGCTGGGGCGCGGACGGCTGGCCGCAAGCTGAGGACTGA
- a CDS encoding alpha-N-arabinofuranosidase, giving the protein MKLRVMTAFGILAAAVAVPGAAPAQTQATAVVRADTPGPVYDRRIFTQFAEHLGKGIYDGLWVGPDSPIPNTRGFRNDVIAALKQLGVPVIRWPGGCFADEYHWREGIGPKTKRPVKINTHWGGVTEPNTVGTHEFMDLVEQVGAEPYVSGNVGNGSPQEMAEWVEYMTAPAGSLADERAANGHKAPWALPYFGIGNELWGCGGNMRAEYAADVTRRYATFVKAPAGTRILKIASGANVDDYKWTETMIREAKGQVDGLSLHYYTVPGSWPPRANSSDFGEDGWAETMSLALRMDELVTKHSAIMDKYDPEKRIFLAVDEWGTWYASDPGTNPGFLRQHNTLRDALVAAVHLNIFAKHADRVKMSAIAQMVNVLQAMILTDGAKIALTPTYQVFMMYKPYMDATVLPITVEAPAYTRGQWSMPSVSASAVRDKAGVVHVALANLDPNKTATVTTTLTGLSARTVSGQVLTAPTMTATNGYGVAPTVAPVRFTGAKLAGGKLTATLPAKSVVMLELR; this is encoded by the coding sequence ATGAAGCTTCGGGTCATGACGGCGTTCGGCATATTGGCGGCGGCGGTTGCTGTTCCGGGCGCGGCGCCCGCGCAGACGCAGGCCACCGCGGTGGTCCGCGCCGACACGCCCGGGCCCGTCTACGATCGCCGCATCTTCACCCAGTTCGCCGAGCATCTCGGCAAGGGCATCTACGACGGCCTGTGGGTCGGGCCCGATTCACCGATCCCCAACACGCGCGGCTTCCGCAACGACGTGATCGCGGCGCTCAAGCAGCTCGGCGTCCCGGTGATCCGCTGGCCGGGCGGCTGCTTCGCCGACGAATATCATTGGCGCGAAGGCATCGGGCCGAAGACGAAGCGCCCGGTCAAGATCAACACCCATTGGGGCGGCGTCACCGAGCCCAACACGGTCGGCACCCACGAGTTCATGGACCTGGTCGAGCAGGTCGGCGCCGAGCCCTATGTCTCGGGCAACGTCGGCAACGGCAGCCCGCAGGAAATGGCCGAGTGGGTCGAATATATGACCGCACCGGCCGGCAGCCTCGCCGACGAGCGCGCTGCCAACGGCCATAAGGCCCCCTGGGCGCTCCCCTATTTCGGGATCGGCAACGAGCTGTGGGGCTGCGGCGGCAACATGCGCGCCGAATACGCCGCCGACGTGACGCGCCGCTACGCGACCTTCGTCAAGGCGCCGGCGGGTACGCGCATCCTCAAGATCGCCTCGGGCGCGAACGTCGACGACTATAAGTGGACCGAGACGATGATCCGCGAGGCGAAGGGCCAGGTCGATGGCCTCTCGCTCCACTATTATACCGTGCCGGGCAGCTGGCCGCCGCGCGCCAACTCCAGCGACTTTGGCGAGGACGGCTGGGCGGAGACGATGAGCCTGGCGCTGCGGATGGACGAGCTCGTCACCAAACATTCGGCGATCATGGACAAGTACGATCCCGAGAAGCGCATCTTCCTCGCCGTCGACGAATGGGGCACCTGGTACGCGTCCGATCCGGGCACCAATCCGGGCTTCCTGCGCCAGCACAATACATTGCGCGACGCGCTGGTCGCCGCCGTCCACCTCAACATCTTCGCCAAGCACGCCGACCGCGTGAAGATGAGCGCGATCGCGCAGATGGTGAACGTGCTGCAGGCGATGATCCTGACCGACGGGGCGAAGATCGCGCTCACGCCGACCTATCAGGTCTTCATGATGTACAAGCCGTACATGGACGCCACCGTCCTGCCGATCACGGTCGAGGCGCCGGCCTATACGCGAGGCCAATGGTCGATGCCCTCGGTCAGCGCTTCGGCAGTGCGCGACAAGGCGGGTGTCGTCCACGTCGCGCTCGCCAACCTCGATCCCAACAAGACGGCGACGGTCACGACGACGCTCACCGGCCTCTCCGCGCGGACGGTGAGCGGGCAGGTGCTGACCGCGCCGACGATGACCGCGACCAACGGTTATGGCGTCGCTCCCACCGTCGCACCGGTGCGGTTCACCGGCGCCAAGCTGGCCGGGGGCAAGCTGACGGCGACGCTGCCGGCGAAATCGGTCGTCATGCTCGAGCTGCGCTGA
- a CDS encoding FadR/GntR family transcriptional regulator, with translation MTDQARPNGASERETANGRQPRGTGRRLHGAIAHKLGIDIVSGVYAPGDTLSGEIAFSEALDVSRSAYREAVRVLVAKGLVESRPKAGTRVLPRERWNLLDPDVLAWAFTGEPDIHYVRSLFELRAIVEPACAALAATRRDRAELKAMKDALAAMRRHTLATEQGRAADRDFHHAILRATHNETLVALSASIGAAVNWTTQFKQRLRELPRNPIPDHARVYDAIAAQDADAARDAMRVLVDLALEDTRTSMAR, from the coding sequence ATGACGGATCAAGCGCGCCCGAACGGGGCGTCGGAGCGCGAAACCGCCAACGGACGCCAGCCGCGCGGGACGGGGCGGCGGCTGCACGGTGCGATCGCGCACAAGCTCGGGATCGACATCGTCTCCGGGGTCTATGCGCCGGGCGACACGCTGTCGGGTGAGATCGCCTTCTCCGAGGCGCTCGACGTGTCGCGCAGCGCCTATCGCGAGGCGGTGCGGGTGCTGGTCGCCAAGGGACTGGTCGAGAGCCGGCCCAAGGCGGGCACGCGCGTGCTCCCGCGCGAGCGTTGGAACCTGCTCGATCCCGACGTCCTCGCCTGGGCCTTCACCGGCGAGCCCGACATCCACTATGTCCGCTCGCTGTTCGAGCTGCGCGCGATCGTCGAGCCCGCCTGTGCGGCGCTGGCCGCCACGCGCCGCGACCGTGCCGAGCTCAAGGCGATGAAGGATGCGCTCGCCGCGATGCGGCGCCACACGCTCGCGACCGAGCAGGGGCGTGCCGCCGACCGCGACTTCCACCATGCGATCCTGCGCGCGACGCACAACGAGACGCTCGTTGCCCTGTCCGCGAGCATCGGCGCCGCGGTCAACTGGACGACGCAGTTCAAGCAGCGCCTGCGCGAGCTGCCGCGCAACCCGATCCCGGATCATGCGCGCGTGTACGACGCGATCGCGGCGCAGGACGCCGACGCCGCGCGGGACGCGATGCGGGTGCTGGTTGATCTCGCGCTCGAGGATACGCGGACCTCGATGGCCCGCTGA
- the araD1 gene encoding AraD1 family protein codes for MTISLIQYRTTDGSRGVAAIRDGGAPAVVPGAGSTLDLARRALAEGTTLAALVGAAGEGPALDLASVELLAPIDHQDPAHLLLTGTGLTHLGSAEGRDKMHRAMTDAAQQTDSMKMFLMGVEGGKPASGPGVQPEWFYKGDGSQLVAPDAPLPSPAFALDAGEEPEIAGIYLIADDGTPVRLGYALANEFSDHVTERGNYLWLAHSKIRPAALGPELLLGDLPPHVEGTSRIVRGGETIWEKPFVSGEANMSHSLANLEHHHFKYDLFRRPGDVHVHFFGTATLSFSDEVRTQPGDVFEIAAAPFSLPVRNPIGQAAAMTVAVRAL; via the coding sequence ATGACGATTTCGTTGATTCAGTACCGCACCACCGACGGCTCGCGCGGCGTGGCGGCGATCCGCGACGGCGGAGCGCCGGCCGTGGTGCCGGGTGCGGGCTCGACGCTCGACCTCGCGCGCCGGGCGCTTGCCGAGGGCACGACGCTCGCCGCGCTGGTCGGGGCCGCGGGCGAAGGACCGGCGCTCGACCTCGCGTCGGTCGAGCTCCTCGCGCCGATCGACCATCAGGACCCCGCCCATCTGCTGCTGACCGGCACCGGGCTCACCCATCTCGGCTCGGCCGAGGGACGCGACAAGATGCACCGGGCGATGACCGACGCCGCGCAGCAGACCGATTCGATGAAGATGTTCCTGATGGGCGTCGAGGGCGGCAAGCCCGCGAGCGGCCCCGGCGTCCAGCCCGAATGGTTCTACAAGGGCGACGGTTCGCAGCTGGTCGCGCCGGACGCGCCGCTGCCCTCCCCCGCCTTCGCGCTCGACGCGGGTGAGGAGCCGGAGATCGCCGGCATCTACCTGATCGCCGACGACGGCACGCCGGTCCGCCTCGGCTATGCGCTCGCCAACGAATTCTCCGACCATGTCACCGAGCGCGGCAATTACCTGTGGCTGGCGCATTCGAAGATCCGGCCCGCGGCGCTGGGCCCCGAACTGCTGCTCGGCGACCTGCCGCCGCATGTCGAGGGGACGAGCCGCATCGTCCGGGGTGGCGAGACGATCTGGGAAAAGCCGTTCGTCTCCGGCGAGGCGAACATGTCGCACAGCCTCGCCAACCTCGAGCACCATCATTTCAAATACGACCTGTTCCGCCGGCCCGGCGACGTCCACGTCCATTTCTTCGGCACGGCGACGCTTTCGTTCAGCGACGAGGTGCGGACGCAGCCGGGCGACGTGTTCGAGATCGCCGCCGCGCCCTTTTCGTTGCCGGTGCGCAATCCGATCGGACAGGCTGCCGCGATGACGGTCGCGGTGCGGGCGCTGTAA
- a CDS encoding sugar MFS transporter, producing MPAAFGSNNALPGAASTGATTYRGALTLLATLFFMWGFITVINGTLLPHLKSVFDLNYTQTLLFEFVWFIAYFVASIPSAKLIERIGYKKAMVIGLAIMGVGALGMIIAARIPSYGVTMGALFVIASGITLLQVAANPYVAVVGPPETAPSRLNLVQAFNSLGTTLAPLFGGYLILGRSTSGTTTDPSKLTAVERLADAQSVQLPYLIVAAVLVVLAVVIARYRLPDMGAATRRVAAEERRKHSLWKHRNLVFGVPAIFIYLIAEIGVGNVFINFISQPDIGNLTHEQASHYLFLLWGGMMVGRFVGSFVMRSVDAGLVLAVASAAAFAVMLIATFASGQPAMWALISVGLFHSIMFPTIFTLGIRGLGPLTEEGSGLLIMAIAGGALVIVQGWLADRYGLQTSFLLTAACELYVLFYAVWGSKPVVSGGEQPIEDQQLS from the coding sequence ATGCCTGCCGCATTCGGTTCCAACAACGCGCTCCCCGGCGCGGCGTCCACCGGCGCCACCACCTATCGCGGCGCGCTGACGCTGTTGGCAACGCTGTTCTTTATGTGGGGTTTCATCACCGTCATCAACGGAACGTTGTTGCCGCATCTCAAGAGCGTATTCGACCTCAACTACACCCAGACCCTGTTGTTCGAATTCGTGTGGTTCATCGCCTATTTCGTCGCCTCGATTCCCTCGGCCAAGCTGATCGAGCGGATCGGCTACAAGAAGGCGATGGTGATCGGCCTCGCGATCATGGGGGTCGGTGCGTTGGGAATGATCATCGCAGCGCGGATTCCCTCCTACGGCGTCACGATGGGGGCGCTGTTCGTAATCGCAAGCGGCATCACGCTGCTTCAGGTCGCCGCCAATCCCTATGTCGCGGTGGTCGGACCGCCGGAGACCGCGCCATCGCGGCTCAACCTCGTCCAGGCATTCAACTCGCTCGGCACTACGCTGGCGCCGCTGTTCGGCGGCTATCTGATCCTCGGCCGCTCGACCTCGGGCACCACGACCGATCCCAGCAAGCTTACCGCCGTCGAGCGACTCGCCGACGCGCAGTCGGTCCAGCTTCCCTACCTCATCGTCGCGGCGGTGCTGGTGGTGCTGGCAGTGGTGATCGCGCGCTATCGCCTGCCCGATATGGGCGCCGCCACTCGCCGCGTCGCCGCCGAGGAGCGCCGCAAGCATTCGTTGTGGAAGCACCGCAACCTGGTGTTCGGCGTACCGGCGATCTTCATCTACCTGATCGCCGAGATCGGCGTCGGCAATGTGTTCATCAATTTCATCAGCCAGCCCGACATCGGCAACCTCACCCATGAGCAGGCGTCGCACTATCTGTTCCTCTTGTGGGGCGGAATGATGGTTGGCCGGTTCGTCGGCAGCTTCGTGATGCGCTCGGTCGATGCCGGCCTGGTCCTCGCCGTGGCGAGCGCGGCCGCCTTCGCGGTGATGCTGATCGCGACCTTCGCCAGTGGACAACCGGCGATGTGGGCGCTGATCTCGGTCGGGCTGTTCCACTCGATCATGTTCCCGACCATCTTCACGCTCGGCATCCGCGGCCTCGGCCCGCTCACCGAAGAGGGCTCGGGCCTGCTGATCATGGCGATCGCCGGGGGGGCACTGGTGATCGTGCAGGGCTGGCTCGCCGACCGTTACGGGCTCCAGACCTCGTTCCTGCTGACCGCGGCGTGCGAGCTCTATGTCCTGTTCTACGCTGTCTGGGGATCGAAGCCGGTCGTCTCGGGCGGGGAGCAGCCGATCGAAGACCAGCAGCTCAGCTGA
- a CDS encoding aldose epimerase family protein → MASFKTATVGLFGVVPLAAALLASTSAHAATAERSAFGKLADGTVIEAVTLTGTNGVSARIITYGATLQALNAPGRDGKSVDVTLGYDDLQSYIDHPNYWGQTIGRYANRIAGGRFTLDGKSYQLTQNDKANSLHGGTIGFDKRVWRIVAVKNGPEASVTMALTSPAGDQGYPGKLEVTTTFTLDDKGSLTIDYDAKSDAPTVVNLTNHALFNMAGEGAPGGILQHRMTIPASRYTPVNAALIPTGELKPVAGTVFDFTQGRVIEDGIRDGRDPQIVMGRGYDHNFVLDAGKTAEPKLAARIEDPASGRVLEVLSDQPGIQVYTGNFLDGTLIGKGGHLYRMGDGIALEPQVFPDTPNQPAFGSARVAPGKPYRHRMIYRVSVAR, encoded by the coding sequence ATGGCATCGTTCAAAACCGCGACAGTCGGGCTGTTCGGCGTCGTGCCGCTCGCGGCGGCGCTGCTCGCCTCGACCAGCGCCCATGCCGCCACCGCCGAGCGTTCCGCCTTCGGCAAGCTCGCGGACGGAACAGTGATCGAGGCGGTGACGCTCACCGGGACGAATGGCGTTTCGGCGCGCATCATCACCTATGGCGCGACGCTGCAGGCGCTGAACGCGCCCGGCCGCGACGGCAAGAGCGTCGACGTGACGCTCGGCTATGATGATCTCCAGAGCTATATCGACCACCCCAATTACTGGGGCCAGACGATCGGGCGCTATGCGAACCGGATCGCCGGCGGCCGCTTCACGCTCGACGGCAAAAGCTATCAGCTGACCCAGAACGACAAGGCCAACTCGCTTCACGGCGGCACGATCGGCTTCGACAAGCGGGTGTGGCGGATCGTCGCGGTGAAAAATGGGCCCGAGGCGAGCGTGACGATGGCGCTGACCAGCCCGGCGGGCGATCAGGGCTATCCCGGCAAGCTGGAGGTGACGACCACCTTCACGCTCGACGACAAGGGCAGCCTGACGATCGACTATGACGCGAAGAGCGATGCGCCGACCGTCGTCAACCTTACCAATCACGCACTCTTCAACATGGCCGGAGAGGGGGCGCCCGGCGGCATCCTCCAGCACCGGATGACGATCCCGGCCAGCCGCTACACCCCCGTCAACGCCGCGCTGATCCCGACCGGCGAGCTGAAGCCCGTCGCCGGCACGGTCTTCGACTTCACCCAGGGCCGCGTCATCGAGGACGGCATTCGCGATGGCCGCGATCCGCAGATCGTGATGGGACGCGGCTACGACCATAATTTCGTGCTCGACGCAGGCAAGACGGCCGAGCCCAAGCTCGCCGCCCGGATCGAGGACCCCGCCTCGGGCCGCGTGCTGGAGGTGCTGTCGGACCAGCCCGGCATCCAGGTCTATACCGGGAATTTCCTGGACGGCACGCTCATCGGCAAGGGCGGGCATCTCTACCGTATGGGCGACGGCATCGCGCTTGAGCCGCAGGTCTTTCCAGACACGCCCAACCAGCCCGCCTTCGGTTCGGCGCGCGTCGCGCCCGGCAAGCCCTATCGCCACCGTATGATCTACCGCGTGTCAGTCGCACGCTGA